In a single window of the Entelurus aequoreus isolate RoL-2023_Sb linkage group LG16, RoL_Eaeq_v1.1, whole genome shotgun sequence genome:
- the metap1d gene encoding methionine aminopeptidase 1D, mitochondrial isoform X2 — protein MTTDEIDFIVHQETIRHNAYPSPLRYGGFPKSVCTSVNNVVCHGIPDSRPLADGDIINVDVTVYLDGYHGDTSETFLIGQVDEVGRRLVETARRCRDEAIAVCKPGAQLCVIGNTISEIAQSNGFQVCPYFIGHGIGSHFHCHPEIWHHANDNDMTMEEGMAFTIEPILMEGSPEFRILQDKWTAVSTDQKRSAQFEHTLVVTSDAVQVLTKLPEENKQ, from the exons ATGACAACAGATGAAATAGACTTCATTGTACATCAGGAGACTATCCGGCATAACGCCTACCCCTCCCCTCTTAGATACGGGGGTTTCCCAAAATCTGTTTGTACGTCTGTGAACAACGTGGTGTGTCATGGCATACCTGACAG TCGGCCGCTTGCAGACGGTGATATCATCAACGTCGATGTCACT GTGTATCTGGATGGTTACCATGGTGACACATCGGAAACCTTCTTAATTGGCCAGGTGGATGAGGTTGGGCGGCGACTGGTTGAAACGGCGAGGCGCTGCAGAGATGAAGCTATCGCAGTTTGCAAGCCGGGTGCACAGCTTTGTGTCATTGGGAACACTattag TGAAATTGCTCAATCAAATGGATTCCAGGTGTGTCCTTATTTCATTGGACACGGCATCGGCTCCCACTTCCATTGCCACCCTGAGATCTGGCACCATG CCAACGATAACGACATGACCATGGAAGAAGGCATGGCCTTCACCATAG AACCCATACTGATGGAGGGCTCTCCAGAGTTTAGAATACTGCAAGATAAGTGGACTGCAGTGTCCACAGACCAGAAAAG GTCGGCTCAGTTCGAACATACGCTGGTAGTTACGTCTGACGCAGTGCAAGTTCTCACCAAGTTGCCAGAGGAGAACAAGCAGTGA
- the metap1d gene encoding methionine aminopeptidase 1D, mitochondrial isoform X1, which produces MASSGAGRLVRRSGAGGLLGRVHCLQQRGSSPLTLCQQHGRFFWEKWKKAHSHSVVRPATVRPAYAVPKHIVRPDYVSKGLVPEWPDYVEIHNPEQIQGLVRACQLARHVLLLAGHSLKVGMTTDEIDFIVHQETIRHNAYPSPLRYGGFPKSVCTSVNNVVCHGIPDSRPLADGDIINVDVTVYLDGYHGDTSETFLIGQVDEVGRRLVETARRCRDEAIAVCKPGAQLCVIGNTISEIAQSNGFQVCPYFIGHGIGSHFHCHPEIWHHANDNDMTMEEGMAFTIEPILMEGSPEFRILQDKWTAVSTDQKRSAQFEHTLVVTSDAVQVLTKLPEENKQ; this is translated from the exons GAGCGGGTGGTCTTCTTGGAAGGGTGCACTGTCTTCAACAGCGGGGGTCTTCCCCACTGACACTGTGTCAGCAACATGGCCGCTTCTTCTGGGAGAAGTGGAAGAAGGCCCACTCTCACAGTGTAGTTCGCCCTGCTACTGTACGACCTGCTTACGCAGTACCAAAG CACATTGTGCGCCCAGATTACGTCAGCAAAGGACTGGTCCCAGAATGGCCGGACTACGTAGAAATCCACAATCCAGAGCAGATCCAAGGCCTGGTCAGAGCCTGCCAGCTAGCCCGACATGTGCTGCTACTAGCCGGACACAGTCTGAAA gTTGGTATGACAACAGATGAAATAGACTTCATTGTACATCAGGAGACTATCCGGCATAACGCCTACCCCTCCCCTCTTAGATACGGGGGTTTCCCAAAATCTGTTTGTACGTCTGTGAACAACGTGGTGTGTCATGGCATACCTGACAG TCGGCCGCTTGCAGACGGTGATATCATCAACGTCGATGTCACT GTGTATCTGGATGGTTACCATGGTGACACATCGGAAACCTTCTTAATTGGCCAGGTGGATGAGGTTGGGCGGCGACTGGTTGAAACGGCGAGGCGCTGCAGAGATGAAGCTATCGCAGTTTGCAAGCCGGGTGCACAGCTTTGTGTCATTGGGAACACTattag TGAAATTGCTCAATCAAATGGATTCCAGGTGTGTCCTTATTTCATTGGACACGGCATCGGCTCCCACTTCCATTGCCACCCTGAGATCTGGCACCATG CCAACGATAACGACATGACCATGGAAGAAGGCATGGCCTTCACCATAG AACCCATACTGATGGAGGGCTCTCCAGAGTTTAGAATACTGCAAGATAAGTGGACTGCAGTGTCCACAGACCAGAAAAG GTCGGCTCAGTTCGAACATACGCTGGTAGTTACGTCTGACGCAGTGCAAGTTCTCACCAAGTTGCCAGAGGAGAACAAGCAGTGA